One Oncorhynchus masou masou isolate Uvic2021 unplaced genomic scaffold, UVic_Omas_1.1 unplaced_scaffold_3089, whole genome shotgun sequence genomic region harbors:
- the LOC135534162 gene encoding sister chromatid cohesion protein PDS5 homolog A-like, producing PKPSPVLSTVNKTLTVPGRRVYNKTTGSDSNTRTNSQPSSPVTKTRDVVTESSEGGARENEENPVITKTDDGKKEDTVTSDLTTGASTIPKPRRGRPPKATPSPLANEKEGGAGKGRKRAAPAQDSAPSGEPNSIKIPKAEDVTQILDLQR from the exons ccaaaGCCATCTCCTGTCTTGTCTACAGTGAATAAGACTCTGACGGTGCCAGGTAGGAGAGTCTACAACAAGACCACTGGCTCAGACAGCAACACCAGAACCAACTCCCAGCCCAGCTCTCCTGTTACcaagaccag GGATGTTGTGACGGAGTCGTCAGAGGGCGGGGctagagagaatgaagagaaccCTGTTATCACCAAGACGGACGACGggaagaag gaggacacagtgacctctgacctcaCCACAGGTGCTTCAACCATCCCCAAACCTCGCCGCGGACGCCCCCCCAAGGCCACACCCTCCCCTCTGGCCAATGAGAAGGAAGGAGGGGCAGGCAAAGGCAGGAAGAGGGCGGCACCTGCTCAGGACTCCGCCCCCTCGGGGGAGCCAAACTCCATCAAGATCCCTAAAGCTGAGGATGTGACGCAGATCTTAGACCtgcagag